In the genome of Falsirhodobacter halotolerans, one region contains:
- a CDS encoding peroxiredoxin encodes MQTGVKLPSVNFKTRVRDESIEGPNPFRWEMKTTADYFANKRVVLFALPGAFTPTCSTYQLPGFENGFEDFRAAGVDDIYCLSVNDAFVMNQWAKAQGLQNVKVIPDGSGEFTRRIGMLVAKDNLGFGQRSWRYAAVVNDGVVEAWFEEPGLCDNFGEDPYGESSPETVLAWLRDQQNAKAA; translated from the coding sequence ATGCAAACGGGCGTTAAGCTGCCTTCCGTCAACTTCAAGACCCGCGTGCGGGACGAGTCCATCGAAGGGCCGAATCCCTTCCGGTGGGAGATGAAGACCACCGCCGATTATTTCGCGAACAAGCGCGTCGTGCTGTTCGCCCTGCCCGGCGCGTTCACGCCCACCTGCTCCACCTATCAACTTCCGGGGTTCGAGAACGGGTTCGAGGATTTCCGCGCGGCCGGTGTCGATGACATCTATTGCCTGTCGGTCAACGATGCCTTCGTGATGAACCAATGGGCCAAGGCCCAGGGCCTGCAGAACGTGAAGGTCATCCCCGACGGATCGGGCGAATTCACCCGCCGCATCGGAATGCTGGTGGCCAAAGACAACCTCGGTTTCGGCCAACGTTCGTGGCGCTATGCCGCCGTCGTCAACGACGGCGTGGTGGAGGCGTGGTTCGAAGAACCGGGCCTGTGCGACAATTTCGGCGAAGATCCGTATGGGGAATCCTCACCCGAAACCGTGCTGGCCTGGCTGCGCGATCAGCAAAACGCCAAAGCCGCCTAA
- the thpR gene encoding RNA 2',3'-cyclic phosphodiesterase produces the protein MRAFLAIPVPEALAAVLDPLTDLPNTRAVDTPHLTLHFLGEVRDAVLAEAWEDVATLPLRPVTLTLGALDTLASGAVVVHVVPEPALIDLHDALARRLRQAGLDLPRRRFRPHITVARHGTLTGAEAERLASALGRAARPVGQAAAERLVLYQSLLRPDGAEYHELDDLDFPQD, from the coding sequence ATGCGGGCCTTCCTTGCCATCCCGGTGCCCGAGGCGCTGGCGGCGGTGCTGGACCCGCTGACTGACCTGCCCAATACGCGGGCCGTCGATACCCCGCACCTGACCTTGCATTTTCTGGGCGAGGTGCGGGACGCCGTTCTGGCCGAGGCGTGGGAGGATGTCGCAACCCTTCCCCTGCGCCCCGTGACCCTGACCTTGGGCGCGTTGGACACGCTGGCCTCGGGCGCGGTGGTGGTCCATGTGGTGCCGGAGCCTGCCTTGATCGACCTGCATGACGCCTTGGCCCGCCGCTTGCGGCAGGCGGGGCTGGACCTGCCGCGCCGCCGGTTTCGCCCGCACATCACCGTCGCGCGCCACGGCACCCTGACGGGTGCGGAGGCGGAACGGCTGGCCTCCGCGCTTGGCCGAGCCGCCCGGCCCGTGGGGCAGGCGGCGGCAGAGCGGCTGGTTCTCTATCAATCCCTGCTTCGCCCCGACGGCGCCGAATATCACGAGCTGGACGATCTGGACTTTCCCCAAGATTGA
- the guaB gene encoding IMP dehydrogenase, whose protein sequence is MEIREAFTFDDVLLVPAASSVLPSDADVSTFVTKAIRLNIPLLSSAMDTVTEARMAIAMAQAGGMGVVHRNLDIAKQADEVRRVKRFESGIVYNPITLRANQTLADAKALCERYNVTGFPVVDEMGRVVGIVTNRDMRFASDDKTPVSVMMTSDNLAILQEPADRATAIDLMKARRIEKLLVTDGMGKLTGLLTLKDSEKSVLNPNACKDDLGRLRVAAASTVGDAGFERSEALIDAGVDMVVIDTAHGHSEGVAKAVARIKAISSDIQVVAGNVATAAATRALIDAGADAVKVGIGPGSICTTRIVAGVGVPQLTAIMDASRAAGDVPVIADGGIKFSGDFAKAIAAGASCAMVGSAIAGTDESPGEVILYQGRSYKSYRGMGSLGAMARGSADRYFQKDAASDKLVPEGIEGQVPYKGPAGAVIHQLVGGLRASMGYTGNATVADMRSKCEFVRITNAGLSESHVHDVTITRESPNYRIG, encoded by the coding sequence ATGGAGATTCGCGAGGCATTCACCTTCGACGATGTTCTTCTTGTTCCCGCAGCCAGCTCGGTCCTGCCGTCGGATGCCGATGTGTCCACCTTCGTCACCAAGGCGATCCGGCTGAACATCCCGCTTTTGTCCTCGGCCATGGATACCGTGACCGAGGCGCGCATGGCGATCGCCATGGCGCAGGCGGGCGGCATGGGAGTGGTTCACCGCAACCTCGACATCGCGAAACAGGCCGATGAGGTTCGCCGCGTGAAGCGGTTCGAAAGCGGCATCGTCTATAACCCCATCACGCTGCGCGCCAACCAGACGCTGGCCGACGCCAAGGCGCTGTGCGAACGCTACAACGTCACGGGCTTTCCGGTGGTGGACGAGATGGGCCGCGTCGTGGGCATCGTGACGAACCGCGACATGCGGTTCGCCTCGGACGACAAGACGCCGGTGTCGGTGATGATGACCTCGGACAACCTCGCGATCTTGCAGGAACCGGCGGACCGTGCGACGGCGATCGACCTGATGAAGGCCCGCCGGATCGAAAAACTGCTGGTCACGGACGGCATGGGCAAGCTGACGGGCCTGCTGACGCTGAAGGACAGCGAGAAGTCGGTGCTGAACCCCAACGCCTGCAAGGACGATCTGGGGCGACTGCGCGTGGCGGCGGCCTCCACGGTCGGCGATGCAGGGTTCGAGCGGTCCGAGGCGCTGATCGATGCGGGTGTGGACATGGTGGTGATCGACACCGCGCACGGCCATTCCGAAGGTGTGGCGAAGGCGGTGGCGCGGATCAAGGCGATCTCGTCCGACATTCAGGTCGTGGCGGGGAACGTGGCAACGGCGGCCGCGACCCGGGCGCTGATCGATGCGGGCGCGGATGCAGTGAAAGTGGGGATCGGCCCCGGCTCCATCTGCACCACGCGGATCGTGGCGGGTGTGGGCGTGCCGCAGCTGACGGCGATCATGGACGCCTCCCGCGCGGCGGGCGACGTGCCCGTCATCGCCGATGGCGGCATCAAGTTCTCGGGCGATTTCGCCAAGGCCATCGCGGCGGGCGCAAGCTGTGCGATGGTGGGATCGGCCATTGCCGGCACCGATGAAAGCCCTGGGGAAGTCATTCTTTATCAAGGGCGTAGCTACAAATCCTATCGTGGCATGGGAAGTCTGGGTGCCATGGCCCGTGGCTCCGCCGATCGGTATTTCCAGAAAGACGCCGCCTCTGACAAGCTGGTGCCCGAGGGGATCGAGGGGCAGGTGCCCTACAAGGGTCCGGCGGGCGCGGTGATCCACCAACTGGTCGGGGGTCTTCGCGCCTCCATGGGCTATACCGGCAACGCGACGGTCGCGGATATGCGGTCGAAATGCGAATTCGTGCGCATCACCAATGCCGGGCTGAGCGAGAGCCACGTTCATGACGTGACCATCACGCGCGAAAGCCCGAACTACCGCATCGGCTAA
- the lipA gene encoding lipoyl synthase: MRTTFSKGSPAVRDLKIPDQRHPEKAHRADNAQPKKPDWIRVKAPTSAGYKATRDIIKENRLVTVCEEAGCPNVGECWSQGHATMMIMGEICTRGCTFCNVATGKPQSLDAFEPGRVAHAVAKLGLNHVVITSVDRDDLDDGGAEHFAQTIRAIRHRSPTTTIEILTPDFLKCAPSAVEKVVEAKPDVFNHNMETVPSLYLEVRPGARYFHSLRLLQRVKEMDPTIFTKSGIMVGLGENGVEVRQVMDDMRAADIDFLTIGQYLQPTPKHHRVDRFVTPEEFASYEKAAYGKGFLMVSATPLTRSSYHAGDDFARLRDARLAKLGA, from the coding sequence ATGCGGACCACTTTTTCGAAGGGAAGCCCCGCCGTGCGTGACCTCAAGATCCCGGACCAGCGCCACCCTGAAAAGGCGCATCGCGCCGACAATGCCCAACCCAAGAAGCCGGACTGGATCCGGGTGAAGGCCCCGACCTCGGCCGGATACAAGGCGACGCGCGACATCATCAAGGAAAACCGGCTGGTCACGGTGTGCGAGGAGGCGGGCTGCCCCAACGTGGGCGAGTGCTGGAGCCAGGGCCACGCCACCATGATGATCATGGGCGAGATCTGCACACGCGGCTGCACCTTCTGCAACGTGGCGACCGGCAAACCCCAAAGCCTCGACGCGTTCGAACCGGGCCGCGTGGCCCATGCGGTGGCGAAGCTGGGTCTGAACCACGTCGTCATCACCTCGGTCGATCGCGACGATCTGGACGATGGCGGGGCGGAGCATTTCGCCCAGACGATCCGCGCGATCCGTCACCGTTCGCCCACCACCACGATCGAGATCCTGACGCCGGACTTTCTGAAATGCGCGCCCTCCGCCGTGGAAAAGGTGGTCGAGGCGAAGCCGGACGTGTTCAACCACAACATGGAAACCGTCCCGAGCCTTTACCTCGAGGTGCGCCCGGGCGCGCGGTATTTCCATTCGCTGCGCCTGTTGCAGCGCGTGAAGGAGATGGATCCGACCATTTTCACCAAATCCGGCATCATGGTGGGTCTGGGTGAGAATGGGGTCGAGGTGCGGCAGGTCATGGACGACATGCGCGCCGCCGACATCGATTTCCTGACCATCGGGCAATATCTGCAACCGACGCCCAAGCACCACCGCGTGGACCGGTTCGTCACGCCCGAGGAATTCGCCAGCTACGAGAAGGCGGCCTATGGCAAGGGCTTCCTGATGGTGTCGGCCACGCCGCTGACGCGCTCCTCCTATCATGCGGGCGACGATTTCGCGCGGCTGCGGGATGCGCGGTTGGCCAAACTGGGTGCTTGA